The following coding sequences are from one Streptomyces angustmyceticus window:
- a CDS encoding endonuclease I family protein, whose protein sequence is MDNNRVNRRALTALALAAGTVLTVVVGQLPAGATDAPAAEHPAAAGSAAHHASISVGAHDVTSYDDTYYKDALGKTGQALKDSLHRIISTTQTGKLTYDQVWDALKDTDQDPDNSANVILLYSGKSLSKDSHGGNPDDWNREHVWAKSHGDFGTDTGPGTDLHHLRPENVSVNSERGDKDFDNGGKEVEGAPGSRTDDDSFEPRDAVKGDVARMILYMAVRYDGGDGFADLEPNDKVDNGTQPHIGRLSVLKQWSKQDPPDSFEKHRNQVIFDKYQHNRNPFIDHPEWVDSIW, encoded by the coding sequence GTGGACAACAACCGCGTGAACCGTCGCGCCCTGACCGCGCTGGCCCTGGCCGCCGGAACGGTCCTGACGGTGGTGGTCGGGCAGCTCCCGGCCGGTGCGACGGACGCTCCGGCCGCGGAACACCCTGCCGCCGCCGGGTCCGCCGCCCACCATGCGTCCATATCCGTCGGCGCACATGACGTCACGTCGTATGACGACACGTACTACAAAGACGCCCTCGGCAAGACCGGCCAGGCGCTCAAGGATTCGCTGCACCGGATCATCAGCACCACCCAGACCGGAAAGCTGACGTACGACCAGGTCTGGGACGCCCTCAAGGACACCGACCAGGACCCCGACAACAGCGCGAACGTCATTCTGCTGTACAGCGGCAAGTCGCTGAGCAAGGACTCCCACGGCGGAAATCCCGACGACTGGAACCGCGAGCACGTCTGGGCGAAGTCCCACGGCGACTTCGGTACCGACACCGGTCCGGGAACCGACCTCCACCACCTGCGCCCCGAGAATGTGTCCGTCAACAGCGAGCGCGGCGACAAGGACTTCGACAACGGCGGCAAGGAGGTGGAGGGGGCGCCGGGCAGCCGCACCGACGACGACTCCTTCGAGCCGCGTGACGCGGTCAAGGGCGATGTCGCCCGCATGATCCTCTACATGGCGGTCCGTTACGACGGTGGCGACGGCTTCGCCGACCTGGAGCCCAACGACAAGGTCGACAACGGCACCCAGCCGCACATCGGACGGCTCTCCGTGCTGAAGCAGTGGAGCAAGCAGGACCCGCCGGACTCCTTCGAGAAGCACCGCAACCAGGTCATCTTCGACAAGTACCAGCACAACCGGAACCCGTTCATCGACCACCCGGAGTGGGTCGACTCGATCTGGTAG
- the murJ gene encoding murein biosynthesis integral membrane protein MurJ, whose product MLEGTPHTSHDTLPLRLPDRWADDDSADDGPAPGGEGEADGRTSRPGRRRHAARRRDGGSGGVQRSSLLMALGTVVSRATGVIRQVLQAAALGTGLLATTYNTANAVPMSIYTLLIGGALNSVLVPQLVRARAEHADGGRAYEQRLVTLVLSVLAVGTVLSVWAAPQIVAVYTPDTPEHHAAFELTVVFARFLLPQIFFYGLFFILGQILNARSKFGAMMWTPVLNNVVLISMFGLYLGLLAGPDRIEDITPGQIDLLGIVTTAGIAVQGLALIPFVRAAGFRFRPRFDWRGTGLRKSVAAARWTLLFVLANLAAMVVVTHLATAADQQLPTAGVGYTSYSYTQIIWTLPQSIVTVSLVTALLPRMSRAVAENRLDELRGDLSRALRVSGVVIVPAAFFFLALGPQTAQLLFAHGTVDVASAAPAGHMLQAFGLGLIPYSAQYLLLRGFYAFEDTRTPFWTAVAIAAVNIALATACHLLLPARWAVTGMAAAYGVAYGIGLVVTALLLRRRLSGRLDGRRLCRTYGKLAAAAALAAAAGWLVARACSGVPVPAGWTPVLGLAAGALSMALIFLVVARALRTGELRSLPGLR is encoded by the coding sequence ATGCTGGAGGGGACACCGCACACATCACACGACACACTGCCGCTGCGCCTGCCGGACCGGTGGGCTGACGACGACTCGGCCGACGACGGCCCGGCGCCCGGCGGCGAGGGGGAAGCGGACGGGCGGACGTCACGCCCGGGGCGGCGCCGGCACGCCGCCCGTCGACGGGACGGCGGGAGCGGGGGAGTGCAGCGCTCCTCCCTCCTGATGGCGCTGGGGACGGTGGTCTCCCGCGCCACCGGGGTGATCCGGCAGGTGCTCCAGGCGGCCGCACTCGGCACCGGGCTGCTCGCCACCACGTACAACACCGCCAACGCCGTCCCGATGAGCATCTACACCCTGCTGATCGGCGGCGCGCTGAACTCGGTGCTGGTGCCGCAGCTGGTACGCGCCAGGGCCGAGCACGCGGACGGCGGCCGCGCCTACGAACAGCGCCTGGTCACCCTCGTCCTGAGCGTGCTGGCGGTGGGCACCGTGCTCTCGGTCTGGGCCGCGCCGCAGATCGTCGCCGTCTACACCCCCGACACACCCGAGCACCATGCCGCCTTCGAACTCACCGTGGTGTTCGCTCGCTTCCTGCTGCCGCAGATCTTCTTCTACGGCCTGTTCTTCATCCTCGGCCAGATCCTCAACGCCCGGAGCAAGTTCGGCGCGATGATGTGGACTCCGGTCCTCAACAACGTCGTCCTGATATCGATGTTCGGGCTCTATCTCGGCCTGCTGGCCGGCCCCGACCGCATCGAGGACATCACCCCCGGCCAGATCGACCTCCTCGGCATCGTCACCACCGCCGGTATCGCCGTGCAGGGGCTGGCCCTGATCCCCTTCGTCCGGGCCGCCGGCTTCCGCTTCCGGCCGCGCTTCGACTGGCGCGGCACCGGTCTGCGCAAGAGCGTCGCGGCCGCCCGCTGGACCCTGCTGTTCGTGCTCGCCAACCTGGCCGCGATGGTCGTCGTCACACACCTCGCCACCGCGGCGGACCAGCAACTCCCCACCGCGGGCGTCGGATACACCTCCTACAGCTACACCCAGATCATCTGGACGCTGCCGCAGTCCATCGTCACCGTCTCGCTGGTCACGGCGCTGCTGCCGCGGATGAGCCGGGCGGTCGCCGAGAACCGCCTGGACGAGCTGCGCGGCGACCTCTCCCGTGCGCTGCGCGTCAGCGGCGTCGTCATCGTCCCGGCCGCGTTCTTCTTCCTCGCCCTCGGCCCGCAGACCGCCCAACTCCTGTTCGCGCACGGCACGGTGGACGTGGCGTCGGCCGCGCCGGCCGGGCACATGCTGCAGGCCTTCGGGCTCGGACTGATCCCGTACTCGGCCCAGTACCTGCTGCTGCGCGGCTTCTACGCGTTCGAGGACACCCGCACTCCGTTCTGGACGGCCGTCGCGATCGCCGCCGTCAACATCGCCCTGGCCACCGCGTGCCATCTGCTGCTGCCCGCCCGCTGGGCGGTGACCGGGATGGCGGCGGCCTACGGCGTCGCGTACGGCATCGGGCTGGTGGTCACCGCGCTGCTGTTGCGCCGGCGGCTCTCGGGGCGTCTCGACGGCCGCCGCCTGTGCCGCACCTACGGCAAGCTGGCCGCGGCCGCCGCCCTGGCCGCCGCGGCCGGATGGCTCGTGGCCCGCGCCTGCTCCGGCGTCCCCGTCCCGGCCGGCTGGACCCCCGTTCTGGGCCTGGCCGCCGGCGCACTCAGCATGGCCCTGATCTTCCTGGTCGTGGCCCGGGCCCTGCGGACAGGCGAGCTGCGCAGCCTGCCCGGCCTGCGGTGA
- the ligD gene encoding non-homologous end-joining DNA ligase: protein MSPITDVEGRRVSLTNLDKVLYAETATTKGEVLHYCTTVAGPLLAQLRDRPLSFLRYPDGPEGQCFFTKNVPPGTPSWVKTCEVPHTTSGPARQVLLQDLPSLVWAANLVVELHTPQWKCQDPGIADRLVLDLDPGAPATIVECCAAARWLHDRMAADGLEAHAKTSGSKGLHLVVPIEPVPSERATAYARTLAAEAAAALPDLVVDKMTKALRPGKVFLDFSQNAAAKTTAVAYTLRARPSPTVSTPVTWDEVAGCTDPRQLAFLLDEIAPRLAEHGDLFAPLLDPGRARPLPRGKSPRAPTAPDRPGPTRGSA, encoded by the coding sequence ATGTCGCCGATCACCGATGTGGAGGGGCGGCGCGTCTCGCTGACCAACCTGGACAAGGTCCTCTACGCCGAGACCGCCACCACCAAAGGTGAGGTGCTGCACTACTGCACCACCGTCGCGGGCCCCCTGCTCGCCCAGCTCCGGGACCGGCCGCTGTCGTTCCTGCGCTATCCCGACGGGCCGGAGGGCCAGTGCTTCTTCACCAAGAACGTGCCGCCCGGCACACCCTCCTGGGTGAAGACCTGCGAGGTCCCCCACACGACGTCCGGGCCCGCCCGGCAGGTCCTGCTGCAGGACCTGCCCTCCCTGGTCTGGGCCGCGAACCTGGTCGTCGAACTGCACACCCCGCAGTGGAAGTGCCAGGACCCGGGCATCGCCGACCGTCTGGTCCTCGACCTCGACCCCGGCGCCCCGGCGACCATCGTCGAATGCTGCGCCGCGGCGCGGTGGCTGCACGACCGGATGGCCGCCGACGGCCTGGAGGCCCACGCCAAGACCAGCGGCTCCAAGGGACTGCACCTCGTCGTGCCGATCGAACCCGTCCCCTCGGAGCGGGCCACCGCCTACGCCAGGACCCTCGCCGCCGAGGCCGCGGCGGCCCTCCCGGACCTCGTCGTGGACAAGATGACCAAGGCCCTGCGCCCCGGCAAGGTATTCCTCGACTTCTCCCAGAACGCCGCCGCCAAGACCACCGCCGTCGCCTACACCTTGCGCGCCCGCCCCAGCCCCACCGTCTCCACACCGGTCACCTGGGACGAGGTCGCCGGGTGCACCGACCCACGGCAACTCGCCTTCCTCCTCGACGAGATCGCACCCCGCCTCGCGGAACACGGCGACCTGTTCGCCCCGCTCCTCGACCCCGGCCGCGCCCGCCCCCTGCCCCGCGGGAAATCCCCGCGTGCGCCCACCGCGCCCGATCGGCCCGGGCCCACCCGGGGTTCGGCATAG
- the ku gene encoding non-homologous end joining protein Ku encodes MRSIWNGSISFGLVTIPVKTYSATDRTSSVSFVRIHEKDGAQIQYRKICELDGKEVPNEEVGKGYQPPGDETIVPITDDDLSRLPMPTAKTLSILSFVDPAEIDPLQMDKAYYLGPNGASAAKPYTLLREALEHHEKVAVGKVAMRGRESPAMLRAHNGAIVMHTLLWPDQIRSADGLAPEDVELRENELTLAETLMDSLGELDPAELHDDYREAVEELVAAKLEGAEPAAPAASDSGAQVIDLTAALEKSVRAARGGGESGAGAESASVTPIQGRKAAKKSEAESRTTKESGTSAKKPAAKRTASATAKKTSAKKTATAAPKTAGGRKKTAESAEKAGGSKSGGSARTASAGAAKKTASKRTAKKATGRKTG; translated from the coding sequence ATGCGATCTATCTGGAATGGCTCCATATCGTTCGGCTTGGTCACCATCCCCGTGAAGACCTACAGCGCCACCGACCGCACCTCGTCGGTCTCCTTCGTGCGCATCCACGAGAAGGACGGCGCCCAGATCCAGTACCGGAAGATCTGCGAGCTGGACGGCAAGGAGGTCCCGAACGAGGAGGTCGGCAAGGGCTATCAGCCGCCGGGCGACGAGACGATCGTGCCGATCACCGACGACGACCTGTCCCGGCTGCCGATGCCGACCGCCAAGACGCTGTCGATCCTCTCGTTCGTCGACCCCGCCGAGATCGACCCGCTCCAGATGGACAAGGCCTACTACCTGGGCCCCAACGGAGCGTCCGCCGCCAAGCCGTACACCCTGCTGCGCGAAGCCCTGGAGCACCACGAAAAGGTCGCGGTCGGCAAGGTGGCGATGCGGGGGCGGGAGTCGCCGGCGATGCTGCGGGCGCACAACGGGGCGATCGTGATGCACACCCTGCTGTGGCCGGATCAGATCCGTTCCGCCGACGGCCTGGCGCCCGAGGACGTCGAACTGCGCGAGAACGAGCTGACGCTGGCCGAGACGCTGATGGACTCCCTGGGCGAGCTGGACCCCGCCGAACTCCACGACGACTACCGCGAGGCCGTCGAGGAGCTGGTCGCCGCCAAACTGGAGGGCGCGGAGCCGGCCGCCCCGGCCGCGTCGGACAGCGGAGCCCAGGTCATCGATCTGACGGCGGCCCTGGAGAAGAGCGTGCGGGCGGCCCGGGGCGGCGGGGAGAGCGGCGCGGGGGCGGAGTCGGCGTCCGTGACGCCCATCCAGGGGCGGAAGGCGGCGAAGAAGAGCGAGGCCGAGTCGCGCACCACCAAGGAGAGCGGCACTTCCGCGAAGAAGCCGGCGGCGAAGCGGACCGCGTCGGCCACCGCGAAGAAGACCTCCGCCAAGAAGACGGCGACGGCCGCGCCGAAGACCGCGGGCGGGCGGAAGAAGACCGCCGAGTCGGCGGAGAAGGCCGGCGGCAGCAAGTCCGGCGGCAGCGCCCGCACCGCGTCCGCCGGCGCCGCGAAGAAGACGGCTTCGAAGCGCACCGCCAAGAAGGCGACGGGCCGGAAGACGGGCTGA
- a CDS encoding RNA-binding S4 domain-containing protein yields MASDEGTTRIDSWIWSVRLTKTRSLAAAACRAGHVRVNGERVKPAHGVRNGDEVRLRHAGRERIVVVSRLVRKRVGAAVAAECFVDNSPPAPPREEIPVIAVRERGAGRPTKRERREIDQLRGL; encoded by the coding sequence ATGGCTTCAGACGAGGGGACCACCCGCATCGACAGCTGGATCTGGTCCGTGCGGCTCACCAAGACGCGGTCGCTGGCCGCGGCGGCGTGCCGCGCGGGGCATGTGCGGGTCAACGGGGAGCGGGTGAAGCCGGCCCACGGGGTGCGCAACGGCGACGAGGTGCGGCTGCGGCACGCGGGGCGGGAGCGGATCGTGGTCGTCTCGCGGCTGGTGCGCAAGCGGGTGGGCGCGGCCGTCGCCGCCGAGTGCTTCGTCGACAACTCTCCCCCGGCCCCGCCGCGCGAGGAGATCCCGGTGATCGCCGTACGGGAACGCGGCGCCGGACGCCCCACCAAGCGCGAACGCCGCGAGATCGACCAGCTGCGCGGGCTCTGA
- a CDS encoding YchJ family protein, giving the protein MSKPNKPNKPNKPKNAPRRPAAAVTPDSPCPCGRADAYRDCCAAFHQGRATAPTAERLMRSRYSAFAVGDTAYLMRTWHPTTRPGGLDLEPAQRWTGLEILGTTGGSAFHTEGTVEFRAHFTLHGRPDSQYENSRFVREDGQWVYLDALPSV; this is encoded by the coding sequence GTGTCGAAGCCGAACAAGCCGAACAAGCCGAACAAGCCGAAGAACGCGCCGCGCCGTCCGGCCGCCGCCGTCACCCCCGACTCGCCGTGCCCCTGCGGACGCGCCGACGCCTACCGCGACTGCTGCGCCGCCTTTCACCAGGGCCGCGCCACCGCCCCGACCGCGGAACGGCTGATGCGCTCGCGCTACAGCGCCTTCGCCGTCGGTGACACCGCATACCTGATGCGCACCTGGCACCCGACGACCCGCCCCGGCGGCCTCGACCTCGAACCCGCCCAGCGCTGGACCGGCCTGGAGATCCTCGGCACCACCGGCGGCAGCGCCTTCCACACCGAGGGAACCGTGGAGTTCCGGGCCCACTTCACCCTCCACGGCCGCCCCGACAGCCAGTACGAGAACAGCCGCTTCGTCCGCGAGGACGGCCAGTGGGTCTATCTCGACGCGCTGCCGTCCGTCTAG
- a CDS encoding ATP-binding protein → MARRPLPRILTDSAPLARMANSSSLARSRELARTAADGASDVFHPLIVIGRGLRRLGAAGRGRWMETPRESRGPMAFFVGACVLVMFLVPYGPLLALIAVMGAGAWAGRERTPVETGPGEAERERLTALYEALVPYFSAEGDTGLLYAHGGDWERAFTEYAFDESGRIERLQLKYPAYFTDGEDQARVRIEQVLYAKAGRGREYHFGWDELTNQLTLTALGALPADIVAQRFVTSPGETVLGFTDPDAVQRTLPVTAGEETRDAPPVVWRTGQRSTEPHLLVLGQPGTGATTLLRSIAVQALQDGDVLIVDGGGTGEYGALAGRRGVLGVESGLAGALAALEWASHETERRLIAANRARQAGRPAPEDTRRPLWIIADRPTALAHVAVAEGREDPQQWLQVPLRHGRAALVTVVVADQFESAELLSDPVRAHTKARVVLGPATAEEVRAVLGAPPHTTPTAHVPPGRGYARLGSAPVLRLQVPATPDPLDDATGQPLREAVLALLPERTVPADDGGAGDETGTAHETVTADGAGAAGPVAGGEPEGAAGSGDAGRPVNIRKSTTPARAEAGAAAEPTRAAEAPEPAGRPTPAGTSSGAGTPDDAAEPVGAGARVRTVKDGASRAVNGSPETVRADG, encoded by the coding sequence GTGGCCCGGCGCCCCCTGCCCCGCATCCTGACCGACAGCGCACCGCTCGCCCGCATGGCCAACAGCAGCTCCCTCGCCCGCAGCCGGGAACTGGCACGGACCGCCGCCGACGGCGCCTCCGACGTGTTCCACCCGCTGATCGTCATCGGCCGGGGACTGCGCCGGCTGGGGGCGGCCGGCCGGGGCCGCTGGATGGAGACGCCCCGGGAGAGCCGCGGCCCGATGGCCTTCTTCGTCGGCGCGTGTGTGCTGGTCATGTTCCTGGTGCCGTACGGGCCGCTGCTCGCCCTGATCGCGGTGATGGGCGCGGGGGCGTGGGCGGGGCGGGAGCGCACGCCCGTGGAGACCGGCCCCGGTGAGGCCGAACGGGAGCGGCTGACGGCGCTCTACGAGGCGCTGGTGCCGTACTTCTCCGCGGAGGGCGACACCGGCCTCCTCTACGCGCACGGCGGTGACTGGGAGCGGGCCTTCACGGAGTACGCCTTCGACGAGAGCGGACGGATCGAGCGGCTGCAGCTGAAGTATCCGGCGTACTTCACCGACGGCGAGGACCAGGCCCGGGTCCGCATCGAGCAGGTGCTGTACGCCAAGGCCGGACGCGGCCGGGAGTACCACTTCGGGTGGGACGAGCTGACCAATCAGCTCACCCTGACCGCGCTCGGCGCGCTGCCCGCCGACATCGTGGCGCAGCGCTTCGTCACCTCGCCGGGCGAGACGGTGCTCGGGTTCACCGACCCGGACGCCGTCCAGCGGACCCTGCCGGTCACCGCCGGGGAGGAGACCCGGGACGCACCGCCGGTGGTCTGGCGTACCGGGCAGCGCTCCACCGAACCGCATCTGCTCGTCCTGGGGCAGCCGGGGACGGGCGCCACGACCCTGCTCCGCTCGATCGCGGTCCAGGCGCTGCAGGACGGGGACGTGCTGATCGTCGACGGCGGAGGCACCGGCGAGTACGGCGCGCTGGCCGGGCGCCGTGGCGTACTGGGCGTGGAGAGCGGTCTCGCGGGGGCGCTGGCGGCCCTGGAGTGGGCGTCCCACGAGACCGAGCGGCGGCTGATCGCGGCGAACCGGGCGCGCCAGGCCGGCCGGCCCGCGCCGGAGGACACCCGGCGGCCGCTGTGGATCATCGCGGACCGTCCGACGGCGCTGGCCCATGTCGCGGTCGCGGAGGGCCGGGAGGATCCGCAGCAATGGCTCCAGGTGCCGCTGCGGCACGGCCGGGCCGCGCTGGTCACGGTGGTGGTGGCCGACCAGTTCGAGAGCGCCGAGCTGCTGAGCGATCCCGTACGGGCACACACCAAGGCGCGGGTGGTGCTCGGCCCCGCCACGGCGGAGGAGGTACGGGCGGTGCTCGGGGCGCCGCCGCACACCACGCCGACCGCGCACGTCCCGCCGGGCCGGGGCTATGCCCGCCTGGGCTCGGCTCCGGTGCTGCGCCTCCAGGTACCGGCCACGCCGGACCCCCTGGACGACGCCACCGGGCAGCCCCTCCGGGAGGCCGTCCTCGCACTGCTGCCGGAGCGCACGGTTCCGGCCGACGACGGCGGGGCGGGCGACGAGACCGGGACGGCGCACGAGACGGTGACGGCCGACGGGGCGGGAGCGGCCGGGCCGGTGGCCGGCGGCGAGCCGGAGGGCGCGGCCGGGTCCGGGGACGCCGGCCGGCCGGTGAACATCCGCAAATCCACGACCCCGGCCCGCGCGGAAGCGGGGGCAGCAGCAGAGCCGACGCGGGCGGCAGAAGCACCGGAGCCGGCCGGCCGCCCCACGCCCGCCGGCACGTCGTCCGGGGCCGGGACGCCGGACGACGCCGCCGAGCCCGTGGGCGCGGGTGCCCGGGTGCGGACCGTCAAGGACGGCGCGTCCCGCGCGGTCAACGGCTCGCCGGAGACCGTCCGCGCGGACGGGTGA
- a CDS encoding SCO1417 family PLP biosynthesis transcription factor → MAQWTSAVGAPQLARLLRSQDPRDAQLTSAGRRLPAYRSLADGVRLLVLEGRVPVAARLPAERELAAAFNVSRTTVAAAYEALRAEGFLESRRGSGSWTAVPAGNPLPTRGLEPLPPEAAGSMIDLGCAALPAPEPWLTRAVQGAMAELPLYAHTHGDYPAGLPVLRQALADRYTARGIPTMPEQIMVTTGAMGAVAAICRLCTSPGERVAVDSPSYANILQLMRDAGARLVPVALADKLAGWDIPAWRQVMRDAAPRMAYVVADFHNPTGTLATEDQRRRLVDAARSAGTLLVVDETMAELQLDRDTATPSPVCAFDPAGSAVITVGSASKAFWAGMRIGWVRAAPDIIRSLVAARAYSDLGSPVLEQLAIASLLQTGGWEAAIGIRREQARENRDAIVEALHRHLPDWEFSVPRGGLTLWARTGGLSGSRIAEAGERLGVRVPSGPRFGVDGAFEGFVRLPFTVSGAVADEAAVRLAGAARLVATGAPLDTEMRHTFVA, encoded by the coding sequence ATGGCTCAGTGGACTTCAGCGGTGGGCGCGCCCCAACTCGCCCGGCTGCTCCGGTCGCAGGACCCGCGCGACGCCCAACTCACCTCCGCCGGGCGCCGGTTGCCCGCCTATCGCAGCCTCGCCGACGGCGTCCGGCTGCTCGTGCTGGAGGGCCGGGTGCCGGTCGCCGCGCGCCTGCCCGCCGAGCGCGAACTCGCCGCGGCCTTCAACGTCAGCCGCACCACCGTCGCCGCCGCCTACGAAGCGCTGCGCGCCGAAGGGTTCCTGGAGTCGCGGCGCGGCTCGGGGAGTTGGACCGCCGTCCCGGCCGGCAACCCGCTGCCGACCCGCGGCCTGGAACCGCTGCCCCCCGAGGCCGCCGGTTCCATGATCGACCTGGGCTGTGCCGCGCTCCCGGCCCCCGAGCCGTGGCTCACCCGCGCCGTCCAGGGCGCGATGGCCGAGCTGCCGCTCTACGCCCACACCCACGGCGACTACCCGGCCGGCCTGCCCGTCCTGCGCCAGGCCCTCGCGGACCGCTACACCGCCCGCGGCATCCCCACCATGCCCGAGCAGATCATGGTGACCACGGGCGCGATGGGCGCGGTGGCCGCGATCTGCCGGCTGTGTACGAGCCCCGGCGAGCGGGTGGCCGTCGACTCCCCGTCGTACGCCAACATCCTCCAGCTGATGCGGGACGCCGGCGCCCGGCTCGTCCCCGTCGCGCTCGCCGACAAGCTGGCCGGCTGGGACATCCCGGCCTGGCGCCAGGTGATGCGCGACGCCGCGCCCCGCATGGCGTACGTCGTCGCCGACTTCCACAACCCCACCGGCACCCTCGCCACCGAGGACCAGCGCCGGCGCCTCGTCGACGCCGCGCGGTCGGCCGGCACCCTGCTCGTCGTCGACGAGACCATGGCCGAACTCCAGCTGGACCGGGACACCGCGACGCCCTCTCCGGTCTGCGCGTTCGACCCCGCCGGCAGCGCGGTGATCACGGTCGGCTCGGCGAGCAAGGCGTTCTGGGCCGGGATGCGGATCGGCTGGGTGCGCGCCGCCCCCGACATCATCCGCAGCCTGGTCGCCGCCCGCGCCTACTCCGACCTGGGCTCACCCGTGCTCGAACAGCTCGCCATCGCCTCGCTGCTGCAGACCGGCGGCTGGGAAGCGGCCATCGGCATCCGCCGTGAGCAGGCCCGCGAGAACCGCGACGCGATCGTCGAGGCGCTGCACCGCCACCTCCCCGACTGGGAGTTCAGCGTCCCCCGCGGCGGCCTCACCCTGTGGGCGCGGACGGGCGGGCTCTCCGGCTCCCGGATCGCCGAGGCGGGGGAGCGGCTCGGGGTGCGGGTGCCCTCCGGGCCGCGGTTCGGGGTCGACGGTGCCTTCGAGGGCTTCGTGCGGCTGCCGTTCACGGTCAGCGGCGCCGTCGCCGACGAGGCCGCGGTCCGGCTGGCCGGAGCAGCGCGACTGGTCGCGACGGGCGCCCCGCTCGACACGGAGATGCGGCACACGTTCGTCGCCTGA
- the yczE gene encoding membrane protein YczE: MPIVGENGPRRRLPVRRLVQLYTGLTLYGVSMGLMLRAGLGLEPWSVLNQGISRHTGLSIGTVTIVSGALILLLWIPLRQRPGLGTVSNVVILGLVMDATLAWTPQLHALGARIPLLAGAVLLNGAATGLYISARFGPGPRDGLMTGLHLRTGRPVRLVRTGIEVTVLSAGWLLGGSVGVGTVVYALAIGPLAQFFLRHFAIEDRPVTPSPVVARGEASPEHAILPE; this comes from the coding sequence ATGCCCATAGTCGGGGAAAACGGCCCGCGGAGGCGGCTGCCGGTACGCAGGCTGGTCCAGCTCTACACGGGTCTGACGCTGTACGGCGTGAGCATGGGCCTGATGCTGCGGGCCGGGCTCGGCCTGGAGCCGTGGAGCGTGCTGAACCAGGGCATTTCCCGTCATACGGGTCTGTCGATCGGCACGGTCACCATCGTGTCCGGTGCGCTGATCCTGCTGCTGTGGATCCCGCTGCGCCAGCGTCCCGGCCTGGGCACGGTGTCCAATGTGGTCATCCTCGGGCTGGTGATGGACGCGACGCTGGCCTGGACGCCGCAGCTGCACGCGCTGGGCGCGCGTATCCCGCTGCTGGCGGGCGCCGTCCTCCTCAACGGCGCCGCGACCGGCCTGTACATCTCCGCCCGCTTCGGTCCGGGACCGCGCGACGGGCTGATGACCGGGCTGCACCTGCGGACCGGCCGTCCGGTGCGGCTGGTGCGGACCGGCATCGAGGTGACGGTGCTCTCGGCCGGCTGGCTGCTCGGCGGGTCCGTCGGGGTCGGGACGGTGGTGTACGCACTGGCCATCGGGCCGCTGGCGCAGTTCTTCCTCCGCCACTTCGCGATCGAGGACCGGCCCGTGACGCCGTCGCCGGTGGTGGCCCGCGGCGAGGCTTCACCCGAGCACGCGATACTGCCGGAGTGA
- a CDS encoding glycerophosphodiester phosphodiesterase family protein → MTPAIRPRHAYLDHPAPLPFAHRGGAADGLENTAAAFRRAVGLGYRYLETDVHATSDGQLVAFHDATLDRVTDSRGAIGQLPWRAVRRALVGGREPLPLFEELLEEFPDARWNVDLKAEAALAPLLGLLRRTNAWDRVCVGSFSEARVARAQRLAGRRMASSLGTRGVAGLRLRSYGRGVLPLDRLLGAAVRRSAVCVQVPERQSGLPVVDPLFLRAAHALGMQVHVWTVNDAGRMAALLDLGVDGIMTDHIDTLRTVLTERGCWV, encoded by the coding sequence GTGACCCCCGCGATACGCCCCCGCCACGCCTACCTCGACCACCCCGCGCCGCTCCCCTTCGCCCACCGGGGCGGGGCGGCCGACGGCCTGGAGAACACCGCCGCCGCCTTCCGCCGCGCGGTCGGCCTCGGCTACCGCTATCTGGAGACCGATGTGCACGCCACCTCGGACGGACAGCTGGTCGCCTTCCACGACGCGACCCTCGACCGCGTCACCGACAGCCGCGGCGCGATCGGGCAGCTCCCCTGGCGGGCGGTGCGCCGGGCCCTGGTCGGCGGCCGGGAGCCGCTGCCGCTGTTCGAGGAGCTGCTGGAGGAGTTCCCCGACGCCCGCTGGAACGTCGACCTCAAGGCCGAGGCCGCCCTCGCCCCGCTGCTCGGCCTGCTGCGCCGCACCAACGCCTGGGACCGGGTGTGCGTCGGCTCGTTCTCGGAGGCCCGGGTGGCCCGCGCCCAGCGGCTGGCCGGACGGCGGATGGCCAGCTCGCTCGGCACCCGCGGCGTGGCGGGCCTGCGGCTGCGGTCGTACGGCCGCGGGGTGCTGCCGCTGGACCGGCTGCTGGGCGCGGCGGTACGGCGCAGCGCGGTCTGCGTACAGGTTCCCGAGCGGCAGTCCGGCCTCCCCGTCGTCGACCCGCTCTTCCTGCGCGCCGCGCACGCGCTGGGCATGCAGGTCCATGTCTGGACGGTCAACGACGCGGGCCGGATGGCGGCGCTCCTGGACCTCGGCGTGGATGGCATCATGACCGACCACATCGACACGCTGCGGACGGTGCTGACCGAGCGAGGGTGCTGGGTCTAG